Genomic DNA from Halobaculum sp. MBLA0147:
TACCTCCGACTGCTCCGCGCGATGGACGAGTACGACCTCGCGCGTGTCGGCTCTGGGGGGAGCGGTGACGCCGCGAGTGGGGGGAGCGGTGACGCCGCGAGTGGGAGGAGCGACGACGCAGCCGGCGGAGTCGAGGGCGACGCGGCGACCGCCGCCGCCGTCGACGCGTCGGCCGTCGACGGGGCGGTCGACACGGGTGTCGCGCGGGCGCTGGCGGGGTTCGACGGGGACCTCTGTCTGGTCTCGTACACCGGCGACTGGCACTTCCCGGTCGCCGCCTCGGAGACGGTGGCGGACGCCGCTCGCGCGGCCGGCGTCGACGTGACTCACCACACCGTCGTCTCCGAGTACGGCCACGACGCCTTCCTCGCCGACCAGTCGACGCTCGTCGACCCACTGTCGGCGCTGTTGGCGGACGACGCGGGGACGGATCGGCGGCGGCGTGCTGGCGGCTCGTCTGGGGTTCGATCCGAGAGCGGACGGGAGGCGTCCGGCGAGGACCGGGTTCTCGGGCGATCGAGTGTGGACTCGACCGCGCCGGTTCACTCGAGTCTGTACGGGCGGTGAGGAGTGTCGCTCGCGGGGACCGACGCTTCAGTAGCTGTAGGCCACATCGTAGCCGTGTTCGAGCGCGAACTCGATCATGTGCTGACACGTGGCGATGGTCTGATCAGTGGGGTCGGACAGTTCGTCGTTGGCGGCCAGTGTGGTCCGTGCACTCTCGAGCCACGCGGAGAACGCCTCCATCCCCTCGCGGTCGGTGAATCGGTGTCCGTTCTCCGTGTGTTCGTCGAGTAGATCCGGCAGTGTGTCTGGAGCAGCCTCGATGATTGTGTGAGGTATTTTCTTGTAGATCATAAATAGACCACTCTCCCTCATACGACGTATAAAGTGTTGGTACGGAGGGTAGCCCTCGATAGAGTCGAGATGCTCCGACCGTTCAACATGATACGTATAAAACTGTCTGCCCATTTCGGCTGTCTCTTTATTCGCAGGCACTTCGAGTGAGAGTCCAGATCCCATCGTTCACGCTCGTGCTGATCGGTGATTCAGTGACTATAGACGACGCTGTAGCCGTGTTCGAGAGCGAACTCGACCATGTGTTGGCACTTGGAGATCGTTTGGTTGTTTGCTCTTACCAAGTCTTCCTTGCCGGTTGTCGGCGACTCCCGAGCACTTTCGAGCCACGCCGAGAGCGCTTCCATTCCCTCACGATCAGTGAACTCGTACCCGTCTTCTGTGTGTTCTTTACATACTTCCCACAGCGGCTCCGGAGCAGCCTCAAAGATCGAATGTGGAATCTTCTGATAGATCATAAATCGGTTACGCTCTCTTATTCGACGCGTAAACTGCTCGTAGGGGAGATGGTCGTCAACAGAGTCGAGATGTTCGGACTGTTCGACGTGATACTCGTAGAACCGCCTTCCTGTCTCGACTGTCTGCTCGTCGGCTGGCACTTCGAGTGAGAGTGCTGATCCCATACCTTACCCTTGTGTCGACTGACGGTTCAGTAGCTGTAGACGATGTCGTAGTCGTGTTCGAGGGCGAACTCGATCATGTGCTGACACGTGGTGATCGTCTGATCGCGTGGATTCGACAGTTCGCCGTTGGCGGCTAGTGTGCTCCGTGCATCCTCGAGCCACGCGGAGAGCGCCTCCATTCCCTCGCGGTCGGTGAATCGGTGTCCGTTCTCCGTGTGTTCGTCGAGCAGGTCGGATAGTATGTCTGGTGCAGGTTCGATGATGGTGTGTGGGATTTTCCGATAGATCATAAACCGACCCCGATCGTCCAACCGCTCCCGAAAGTACTTGTAGTCCAAGATATCGTCGATAGACTCGTGATACTGTGACTGGTCGGCGTGGTACTGATAGAACCGCCTCCCTGTCTCGGCTGTCTCTTCGTCAGCTGGAACTTTGAGTGAGAGTCCGTCCCCCATCATTCACCCCCACGGAGCGGCTTCTCGCACTATTTTGTACATTAGCTTGAGTTGTTGCGTGGACCAGGGATAGGTCGCGACCCGATCATCGTTAATATCTTGCGTGTGATCAGCGGCGGCCCTGTCAGCCGGAACAACAGTACCCACCTCTACATCGCCGAAATCACCAGAATTCAGTTCGTCGATGCTAACAGTGAGCCGATTTGAACGGTCGACCTTCTCACTCACGTCTCCGTCGAGCAATTGTCCATTTACAATCTTGTCTGCATTTGTTTGCGCTTGTTCGATCGCTGTCTCTGAAGTCGAGTCGTCACTACCTCCTATTTTCTCTTCAATAACCGCTACTACATCCATACTTTCTATGTTGAGCACTACCTTGTCGAATTCTGGATTCCCTGGGGCGTTGATCTGGAACCCTTTGACTGTATTGTCGTTCTTCGGGACGGCGACTAACTCGTCTCGTTCGCGCAACTCGGGGACGAGATCACTCAAGATACCACTGTCGGGGTGCGCGGAGAGAACTTCCCCCACGTCTCCTTTTGAATCTCCGACATCTTTCTGTGACTCTGCGATCCGGTAGATGTCCGTGAGGAACTCTTCGTAGCGGTCGTCGTCGACGAGCGTCTCGATTCGCGCGACCAGCGACTCGGGAACGTTGCGTTCTTCGGCGAACGTGGCGAGCGGGTCGTCGGCAACGGCGGGGTCCGTCATCCGATCGTCCCACGCGGGGAACCGCTGGAGGTGGACGCCGTCCACGTCCGTCGATCCACTCGTCCACTCGCGCGTCACGTACCCGGGCACGGTGGGTGACTGCCTCGGTTCGCCATCGTCTTCTGTCGGAACTGCTGCCGAGCGAGGCAACATCGACACCACCCCGTCGGTCTGCTGACGAACGTGCGCCAACTCGTGGACCAAGACGTGTTGGCCCTCCGCAGATGCGGGGTCGTACTCGCCGGCCCCGAACGCGACGTGATTCCCCACGGTGAACGCGCGGGCGTCGATCTCGTCGGCGGCCGCGGCGGCCTTCGCGTCGGTGTGAATCCGCACGTCTCCGAACGACTCGTCCATTCGCTCCTCCACAGCACGCTGGATCGAGGTGTCCAGCGATCGGCCGGGAGAGGTCATCACGTCGCGAACCGAGTCGGGCACGTCGGTTTGCCCGTCGCGGCCCTCGCGGTCGTCCTCGAAGATGTCGGTCGTGTTGCGCCACAGGGAGTTGTCGTTGAAGTCGTCGATGTACCACGGGATCGGCGTTCCCTTGTGTCGCCGGTAGGCTTGGATGCTCTCGCGGTCGCCCATCGCGTCCGTGGGCACACCCTCTTCGACCCACTGGTCGAACAGCCGTCCGTAGCGTTTCTCCATCCGCTGGAGTGTCTTGTACTCGTCTGTGTCTTCGATCTCACGCTGGTAGTACGCCTCGGCCTCTTCCCACGAGGGGTTCGTGCCGGGACCGGCGGACTGACGCTGGACCGAGTCGCCCTCGCCGCTCCACCACTCCCACGAGTCGTCGAACTCTGTTCGCTGTCCCTCGTCGTCTGACCGCTCCGAGTTCCGGTTCTCTCGTGACGCGTACTCTCGTCCCATCTACTCGTCAGCACACTATTTCATATCAGTTTCATATAGTTGTTTTGCCTGTATAGCGGATCAGGCAGTGAGCACGAGCGGAGTACGCCGAGAGAGCAGCCGAGAAGCGTTAGACAACCAACACGTAATGTATCGCAACGTTTTTACCGCTCGCTCTGCGACGGATAGACACGACACTCCGGGTTCGTCACTTCCTGCGGTAGAAGTGGCGAGGGTGCTGGTACACCCTCACCGGGGTGTCGTAGGCAGAACACCCATGTGTGATTCCAACTCGCCGTCACAAGAGCGTGACGGACAGCCAGCAGCACAGCACACGACCGACACCGCGACCCCTACGCAGTCGCGACACGAGGGAGCACCCTCGCTCTCGGTCGAGGAGCGAGCCGAACTGCTCGAGGAGAGCGCCGCCGCGTTCGAGACGCTGGACGACTACGACCGCGCGGAGAGTCTGGCGGCACTCGCTCGTCGCGCGGCAGCCGACGTACGCGATCACGGGGCCGTCGCGACGGCCACGCGAGACGCGCTGTTCGCCGAACTCACCGAGACGGCCGGCGACCTCGCGGACAACACCGACGGGACCGACGCCGTCGTCGCACGCGAACTGTTCGAGCTACTCGGGGTGATCGGCGCGACGTAGCGACCCACGGTAGAGCGTTCGGTTCCCGGAACTGACTCTCCGTCTCTTCGGTCCACGAGAACCACACCTACTGATGTCTTCTCGCCGGCGCGGACATCACGTCGGAACCACGCGAATCACCGCCGCCGCAACCCCCAAGCGAGCGCCGGGTGAACCGAGACGGTATGGAGATATCCGTCGACGCCGAGCGACTGCGGGCCGACATCGAACGGACGGGGGCGTTCGGAGCCGTCGAGACGACCGAGGGCCACGGCCGGACGGTCCTGGCCGGCACCGAGCCGAACCGACGGGCACGCGAGTACCTCTGCGAACAGTTCGACGCGGCGGGGTTGACGACGACCGTCGACGCAGTCGGCAACGTCGCCGGCACGTGGACGCCCGCGTCGGCCGACCCCGACGCCGCGCCCGTCGCCGTCGGGAGCCACCTCGACTCCGTCCCCGAGGGCGGGATCTTCGACGGCCCACTCGGGGTGTACGCGGGACTGGAGGCGGTCCGCGCGCTCCAAGACGCCGGTGTCGAGCCGACGCGACCGATCACCGTCGTCTCGTTCACGGAGGAGGAGGGCCAGCGGTTCGCGGACGGCCTCCTCGGCTCCTCCGTCGCGGTCGGCCACCGGAGCGTCGCGGAGGCACTCGCACTCGAGGACGACGACGGCGTCACACTGGAGACGGCGCTGTCGGAGATCGGCTTCCGGGGGGAGGGACTGCTCGCCCCGAGCGAGTGGGACGCGTGGTTCGAACTCCACGTCGAACAGGACACGGTGCTGGAGACGGCCGGCGTCCCGGTCGGCGTGGTGACGACGATCACGGGGATCACGCACTGTGAGGCGACGCTGCGTGGCGAGGCGAACCACGCCGGCGCGACGGGGATGGACGACCGCACGGACGCGCTGGCGGCGGCCGCCGAGTTCGTCTCGGCGGTCGAACGCGCCGCGACCGAGGTGGTCGCGACGGACAGCGAGTCGGCGGTCGGGACGGTCGGCTCGCTGGACGTGGCACCGAACGCCACCAACGTCGTCCCGGGGACGGTGACGGCCGGCGTCGACGTCCGGGACGTCGAGCGAGAGTCGATGGAGCGGATCGTCGCTCGCGCCCGCGAGACGCTGGCGCGACTCGAACGCGAGCGGGGCGTGGAGACGAGCTTCGAGCGGCCGTTCGACCTCGACCCGACCCCGATGAGTGACCGGCTCCGGCGTGCGGCCCACGACGCCGGGGCGCAGGCCGGACTGGAGACGCTGGACCTCCACTCCGGCGCGGCCCACGACACGATGCACGTCGCGGACGCCACCGACGCGGCGCTGTTGTTCGCCCCCTCGCGCGACGGGATCAGCCACAACCCGTTGGAGTGGACGGACTGGGACGACTGCGCGGCCGCCACGCGGGTGCTCGCGGGTGCGCTCGCAGACGCTGCGGGTGCGTCACGTGACGGGTCTCAGGGCGGCACGTAGAGCGTCGTGGCTCCCCGACGGGACGTCTCGACAGGTGTGTCCGCCGACGGAGGACCGGTGCGAGCGGGTGAACGGGGCCGTCGTGACGGGTACGGCACCGGGTAGCAAAAGGCCTATAATACACTCCGAGTTACGGACGGGTAGAGATGGTCGACATGGCACTACTGTTCGGGGCGATCCCGGGCGGGCCGGAGATGATCGTGATCCTGCTCGTGCTCGTCCTGCTGTTCGGTGCGAACAAGATCCCCAAGCTGGCCCGGTCGACGGGGCAGGCGATGGGCGAGTTCAAGAAGGGGCGCGAGGAGATCGAGGAGGAGCTCGAGGAGATGCAGGGTGACACCGACGACGACACGGACACGGAGTTCGTCGACACCGAGATGGGCACCGAGGAGAACTGACGCGGCCCACACGATCGTCTCCGACCTTTCTGTCCGTCTGCCAGTCCGGCAGTGGGGCGTGTGGCCAAGTGGACACGGCGAGCGGCTCCTAACCGCTAGATCGCGGGTTCGAATCCCGCCACGCCCGTACAGGGAGTCGCGAGCGGAGCGAGCGACGACCGAACCGGAACGGGATTCGAGCCCTGCCAGTCGCAGCGGCCGAGTGAAACGAGGCCGACCGTCTGGCTCCGGTTCGAATCCCGCCACGCCCGTTCGTCCTCGCAGGACTCGGACTCACGGGCGTGATGTAGTCCAGTCGTGTAGTGAAGTACGAGTACCGCAGCTGGCGGCCACGGTGAGGTTGACCCTACGACTGTCAGACGAGGAGTGGGTGACGTTAAGCCTGTCAAATGTATTCCGTCAGCCTCTTGACCAAGAGCAACAACCAGTCACGAAACTGCTGGGGAGCAAACCATGGACAAGGATACTCGTCGGGCTGTATCCTCTGTTATCGCGAGACTGATTCCGGTTGGTATCGCGATAGGGCTGGCCCTGTGGAACAACAACATTGGTATTACAATTGCGGTCGTCTTCGCGGTCGTATCTCTCGTTGTTGCTATCCCTGTTGAATACGTTCTAACCTACTCTCCAGCCGTTTCGTACCGTGACAAACAGCTATCGACGTTCTTCAGTCGGTACCTCAAACTGGTAGAAGCCGATATCGAGTCTGTCGCTCACGGGGATGTCGACGTACGTGCCAACATCATGCGACTCTCGTCCGACGGACTGAGAGATTCTCCCAGTTACAAAGTTGCATTTTACGCACGTGAGGCCGACTACGCCGACGAGGAGTTCGAACTGGAATTTGACATCGGGCAGGGGTGTGTCGGTAAGGTACACGAGGCACGCGATCAGAAGTTTGCAATCTCTCCACACCATCACGAAGCGTGGGGCGAGGGCTGGAGCACGAGCGACAGACATGATCGCGTCACCGAGGATCTCAACACGATTATCGGAACACCAGTGTTCGACCCTGAAAAGAGCGGGAAAGAGCCTATAGCAGTACTGATAATCGACAGTGAGGATCCAATCGAAGATTTCGTTTCGTTGGGTGAAGACCAAACCCTGGAAGATGTATCGTTCAAGGGTACTGATGTAGCCGACCGCGCGACGGACCACGCTTCGGACGTAGGAATACTTTTATAACCTCGGGTGAGTAGTAGCGAACATGGCACAGGCTGGCTCCGAGCAATCGGGTGAGTACGATGTCGGACGGGACGAGATGATGATAGTCTCCGTCGACAGGACGCCCGACGAACACGAGGAAGCGTACAGAGTCGAGTGGCAAGAGCCAGCCAACAGTCTGAGTCTCGCGGATCGGATTCGGCGACTGCTCTGAGTTCACCCCCCGTCCCTGCGGGAGACGAGACGACACTGGAAACCCACACCACTTAGGCCCCCACCGACCGCAGGCTCGCGTAGATGCTGTTCACCGCCGCCACCCTCGCAGACGGCCGCACCCGAGACGTTCGTGTCCGCGACGGCGAGATCGTCGCCGTCGCGCCGACGCTCGACCCCGACCCCGGCGAGGAGACCGTCGACGCGAGCGAGTACCACCTCCTACCCGGCGCAGTCGACGCACACGTCCACTTCCGGCAGCCCGGCTACCCACACAAGGAGGACTGGACCACCGGCTCGCGAGCGGCCGCGGCCGGCGGCGTCACCACCGTCGTCGACCAGCCGAACACGGACCCGGCGACGGTCGACGGCGCCGCCTTCGACACGAAGGCCGAGCTGGCGGCCGACTCGCTGGTCGACTACGGGCTCAACGGCGGCGTCACGGCCGACTGGGACCCCGAGGGACTGTTCGAGCGCCCGCTGTTCGCGCTCGGAGAGGTGTTCCTCGCGGACTCGACCGGCGACATGGGGATCGACGAGGAACTGTTCCAAGCGGCGCTCGCCCGTGCCAGCGACGCCGACGTGCCAGTGACCGTCCACGCCGAAGACGCGACGCTGTTCGAACCCGCGGCACTGGAAGGGAACGACGAGTCCGGCGCCGGCGACGGAACGAGCGCCGACACCGACGGAACGAGCGCCGACACCGACGGAACGACCGTCGACGGGAACGGACGGGCCGGCGACGCCACGGGACGGGCGGCACCGGCGGACCGGTGGAGTCGCTACCGCCCCGCGGAGGCGGAGGTCGCCGCCGTCGAGACCGCGTTGGCGGCCGCCGAACGCGAGGGGGCGTCGATCCACGTCGCGCACACCTCGACGCCGGAGGCGGTCGACCGTGTCGCGGCGGCGGCCGCCGAGGCGGACGACGACCGCCGGGTCACCTGCGAGGTGACGCCACACCACCTCCTCCTGTCGCGCGACGATCTCGACGCGCTCGGGACGTTCGGGCGGATGAACCCGCCGCTCCGGAGCGAACGGCGCCGCGCTGCACTGTTCGAGCGGGTCCGGGACGGCACCGTCGACCTGATCGCCACCGACCACGCCCCACACACGACTGCAGAGAAGGAGACGGCACTGACCGACGCCCCCTCCGGCGTGCCGGGCGTCGAGACGCTGCTCCCGCTGTTGTTGGGCGAGGTCGTCGCGGACCGACTCGACGTGGCGCGTGTCCGGGACCTGGTCGCTGCGACACCGGCAGCGGTGTTCGGACTTCCCCAGAAGGGCCGCGTCGCGCCCGGCAGCGACGCCGATCTGGTGCTCGTCGACTTGGACGACCCGGACGAGGTGCGGGGGGAGCGACTCCACTCGAAGTGCGAGTGGACGCCGTTCGAGGGTGCGCGGGCGGTGTTCCCGGAGCTGACGCTCCTCCGTGGGCAGGTGGTCTACGACGGACGCGGCGACGCGGAGCAGTTCGGCGAGGCGATCGGCCGGAACGTCCGCGAGTGAGCGCGACGCCGGCACGACGCAGAGCCGGTGCCGACGACCGGCAGCTATTCGTCGTGTGCGTCCCGTCATCCGGTGTGTCGCGCCCTCCAGACGACGCACCGACGGAGACGGATCGGACGGGAGACGGCGACGGATACCCGAGGAGCGACACCGACGGGCCAGCGGCGAACACACACGCCGCCGGGGAGTCGCAGACGCTCACCGGGTTGTTCCGACGACCCGGCGGTGCGGCGGTACTCGGCGTCGGCTTCCTCGTACTGGTGTACGCGTTGTTGATCCTCGGCAACGTGTTGTTGGGTGTCCTCGCGGCGACGCTGCTCGTCGGCGGCTACGTCACCGCGGTGGTGGCGCTGCGACTCCTCGCGGTACTCGAACGGATCGCTCGCGCTCGCGAGCGGGCCGCCGAGGCTGAGGCACGCCTCGCCGAGCGACGACTGCGGACGGACCGGCTGGAGTCGACCGCCGACGACCGTGCCGATCACCCGGCGGCCACGGACGACGAGCGACGGACGGAGACGGACTCCGAGTGGGCCGACTGAGTCCACCGATCACCAC
This window encodes:
- a CDS encoding DUF4157 domain-containing protein; amino-acid sequence: MGREYASRENRNSERSDDEGQRTEFDDSWEWWSGEGDSVQRQSAGPGTNPSWEEAEAYYQREIEDTDEYKTLQRMEKRYGRLFDQWVEEGVPTDAMGDRESIQAYRRHKGTPIPWYIDDFNDNSLWRNTTDIFEDDREGRDGQTDVPDSVRDVMTSPGRSLDTSIQRAVEERMDESFGDVRIHTDAKAAAAADEIDARAFTVGNHVAFGAGEYDPASAEGQHVLVHELAHVRQQTDGVVSMLPRSAAVPTEDDGEPRQSPTVPGYVTREWTSGSTDVDGVHLQRFPAWDDRMTDPAVADDPLATFAEERNVPESLVARIETLVDDDRYEEFLTDIYRIAESQKDVGDSKGDVGEVLSAHPDSGILSDLVPELRERDELVAVPKNDNTVKGFQINAPGNPEFDKVVLNIESMDVVAVIEEKIGGSDDSTSETAIEQAQTNADKIVNGQLLDGDVSEKVDRSNRLTVSIDELNSGDFGDVEVGTVVPADRAAADHTQDINDDRVATYPWSTQQLKLMYKIVREAAPWG
- a CDS encoding Zn-dependent hydrolase; the protein is MEISVDAERLRADIERTGAFGAVETTEGHGRTVLAGTEPNRRAREYLCEQFDAAGLTTTVDAVGNVAGTWTPASADPDAAPVAVGSHLDSVPEGGIFDGPLGVYAGLEAVRALQDAGVEPTRPITVVSFTEEEGQRFADGLLGSSVAVGHRSVAEALALEDDDGVTLETALSEIGFRGEGLLAPSEWDAWFELHVEQDTVLETAGVPVGVVTTITGITHCEATLRGEANHAGATGMDDRTDALAAAAEFVSAVERAATEVVATDSESAVGTVGSLDVAPNATNVVPGTVTAGVDVRDVERESMERIVARARETLARLERERGVETSFERPFDLDPTPMSDRLRRAAHDAGAQAGLETLDLHSGAAHDTMHVADATDAALLFAPSRDGISHNPLEWTDWDDCAAATRVLAGALADAAGASRDGSQGGT
- the tatA gene encoding twin-arginine translocase TatA/TatE family subunit, giving the protein MVDMALLFGAIPGGPEMIVILLVLVLLFGANKIPKLARSTGQAMGEFKKGREEIEEELEEMQGDTDDDTDTEFVDTEMGTEEN
- a CDS encoding dihydroorotase, encoding MLFTAATLADGRTRDVRVRDGEIVAVAPTLDPDPGEETVDASEYHLLPGAVDAHVHFRQPGYPHKEDWTTGSRAAAAGGVTTVVDQPNTDPATVDGAAFDTKAELAADSLVDYGLNGGVTADWDPEGLFERPLFALGEVFLADSTGDMGIDEELFQAALARASDADVPVTVHAEDATLFEPAALEGNDESGAGDGTSADTDGTSADTDGTTVDGNGRAGDATGRAAPADRWSRYRPAEAEVAAVETALAAAEREGASIHVAHTSTPEAVDRVAAAAAEADDDRRVTCEVTPHHLLLSRDDLDALGTFGRMNPPLRSERRRAALFERVRDGTVDLIATDHAPHTTAEKETALTDAPSGVPGVETLLPLLLGEVVADRLDVARVRDLVAATPAAVFGLPQKGRVAPGSDADLVLVDLDDPDEVRGERLHSKCEWTPFEGARAVFPELTLLRGQVVYDGRGDAEQFGEAIGRNVRE